The Phyllopteryx taeniolatus isolate TA_2022b chromosome 7, UOR_Ptae_1.2, whole genome shotgun sequence genome has a segment encoding these proteins:
- the bend5 gene encoding LOW QUALITY PROTEIN: BEN domain-containing protein 5 (The sequence of the model RefSeq protein was modified relative to this genomic sequence to represent the inferred CDS: deleted 1 base in 1 codon): MYAFVRFFEDDLCCALPVSNIQDFNPEHGADFDHRKVYVVRRAEEENGNAGQPGEAHILALADAVEEFEDFIMQKKMKIPKMSIKNSGNSIENSFGEERMPLRHKKALSQDHARPISNSSKSLAAVVARLERNAASSCMEGEDDLDEDRLAEEGEDADDEDEDMEAEQQQQEQHHHHHQQQQEHLDVDTDVAAAVVPRVHYEEVVVSYRQQEEEMRRLQQELERTRRQLVQQTKKLKEYGNLLTEVKELRDFNRRLQDVLLMRLGSEPMHDSGTQTIKAEVGEPIVETQETFREEANTSSSYSPSPRTVYTCNDGKVHLGGGIWVEEEKWHQLQRTQGDSKFTKNLAVMIWGTETLKNRSVTGVATKKKKDALPKPPLSPSKLKIVRECLYDRVSQETADSAEITQRLSKVNKYICEKIMDINKSIKNEERRESKLLIRQTVKMENFTYDGM, translated from the exons ATGTATGCTTTTGTTCGATTTTTC GAAGACGATCTGTGTTGCGCTTTGCCCGTTTCCAACATCCAAGATTTCAACCCCGAGCACGGAGCCGATTTCGATCATCGGAAGGTGTATGTGGTTCGCAGGGCAGAAGAAGAGAATggcaacgcaggccagccgggCGAGGCTCACATCCTTGCCCTTGCAG ATGCTGTAGAGGAGTTTGAAGACTTTATAATGCAAAAGAAGATGAAAATTCCCAAGATGTCCATCAAGAATTCAGGAAATtcaattgagaacagttttgGAGAGGAGAGGATGCCTCTCAGGCATAAAAAG GCCCTTTCTCAGGACCATGCACGCCCCATTTCAAACTCCTCCAAAAGTTTGGCAGCAGTAGTGGCTCGTCTAGAGAGAAACGCCGCCAGTTCCTGTATGGAAGGTGAAGACGATCTGGATGAGGATCGACTGGCTGAGGAGGGAGAAGATGCTgacgatgaagatgaagataTGGAAGCAGAACAGCAACAGCAGgagcagcatcatcatcatcaccagcagcagcaggaacATCTCGATGTGGACACAGATGTGGCTGCGGCGGTTGTTCCTCGCGTCCATTATGAGGAGGTGGTCGTCAGCTACAGGcaacaggaggaggagatgagaaGGCTGCAGCAGGAGCTGGAGCGAACACGTCGGCAGCTGGTGCAGCAGACCAAGAAACTCAAGGAATATGGCAACCTGCTGACTGAAGTCAAAGAACTCAGGGACTTCAATCGACGGCTGCAGGATGTGCTTCTCATGAGGCTGGGCAGTG AGCCTATGCATGATAGTGGCACTCAGACAATCAAGGCTGAGGTGGGTGAACCCATTGTTGAGACCCAGGAAACATTCAGAGAAGAAGCCAACACCAGTTCCAGCTACTCACCATCTCCTAGAACAGTCTACACATGCAACGATGGCAAG GTACACCTCGGTGGTGGGATCtgggtggaggaggagaagtGGCACCAGTTGCAGCGCACCCAGGGAGACTCCAAGTTCACAAAGAACCTGGCTGTCATGATCTGGGGCACAGAAACCCTCAAAAACCGTAGCGTCACTGGAGTAGCTACCAAAAAGAAGAAAGACGCCCTTCCTAAACCTCCACTCTCACCAAGCAAGCTAAAAATTGTCAGAG AGTGTCTGTACGACCGAGTTTCCCAAGAGACGGCAGACAGTGCGGAGATAACGCAAAGATTGTCCAAAGtgaacaaatacatttgtgagAAGATCATGGACATCAACAAGTCCATCAAGAACGAGGAGCGGCGGGAGTCCAAGCTGCTCATCAGACAGACAGTCAAGATGGAGAACTTTACCTATGACGGCATGTAA